Proteins co-encoded in one Alcanivorax sp. genomic window:
- a CDS encoding PepSY-associated TM helix domain-containing protein gives MKAERLRRFIDLHAWVGMVSGLALFVAFFAGAINVFHHELHHWQEAHQGHEAAAAPADPDAFLQQLVERFPAAAERMFFLPDDDPGAMWFQPGEGEAPGEWRTAHASSFSDDGRFHQAPGSELADFINELHYELGIPGNGGLINIGMTLMGFIAVLYGVALFSGLVIHWPKLRKELFAIRHQGNLRRYWKNLHNLIGVLSFPFHLIMSVTGAAMGMFTVMAIVMGVLVFGPQLQGVIQKETDIWPAVESEGESVAMAPMADYLAAADNALPGMDVGWVEIRGYGDAAGWMDVAGSQPGYLGHHAHVVLDNTMKPLRVSAPGNRTFNFAAISPVYSLHFGDYGGTGVKLLYFAMGLLGAVLFVSGNILWCERRSDRVGPSRSSAFLLRLTLGLCFGVVCGIAVSFLVSKLLPYTPWGALVASAERQVFWGLLVVLVVWSLRASPLRFSGLMLRIAPLLYLAIPVAQFAVEGRHAWQAPDVLLVNLVVLAVAASLWVVRRQFRRRVRLADPHPLWVGRVTREHPKRLTEAEQGR, from the coding sequence ATGAAAGCTGAGCGCCTGCGCCGCTTTATCGATTTGCATGCCTGGGTGGGCATGGTCAGTGGTCTTGCCTTGTTTGTGGCGTTCTTTGCCGGCGCCATCAACGTGTTTCATCATGAGCTGCATCATTGGCAGGAAGCCCACCAGGGGCATGAGGCGGCTGCCGCCCCGGCGGACCCAGACGCGTTCCTGCAGCAACTGGTCGAGCGCTTCCCGGCAGCGGCCGAGCGCATGTTCTTTCTGCCGGATGACGACCCGGGGGCCATGTGGTTCCAGCCGGGAGAGGGGGAGGCGCCGGGAGAATGGCGCACCGCCCACGCTTCCAGTTTTTCCGACGATGGCCGCTTTCATCAGGCGCCAGGCTCGGAGCTGGCGGACTTCATCAACGAGCTGCACTACGAGCTGGGTATTCCCGGCAACGGTGGGCTGATCAATATCGGCATGACCTTGATGGGCTTCATTGCGGTGTTGTATGGCGTGGCGCTGTTCAGCGGGCTCGTGATCCACTGGCCAAAGCTGCGCAAGGAGCTGTTTGCCATCAGGCATCAGGGCAACCTGCGGCGCTACTGGAAGAACCTGCATAACCTGATTGGGGTGCTGAGCTTTCCGTTTCACCTGATCATGTCGGTGACCGGGGCGGCCATGGGCATGTTCACCGTCATGGCCATCGTCATGGGGGTCCTGGTGTTCGGTCCGCAGCTGCAGGGCGTGATCCAGAAGGAAACCGATATCTGGCCGGCGGTGGAAAGTGAGGGCGAATCCGTTGCAATGGCGCCCATGGCGGACTACCTGGCGGCTGCCGACAATGCCTTGCCGGGCATGGATGTGGGTTGGGTGGAGATTCGTGGCTATGGCGATGCTGCGGGCTGGATGGATGTGGCGGGCTCACAGCCAGGTTACCTGGGGCACCATGCCCACGTGGTTCTGGATAACACCATGAAGCCGCTGCGTGTCAGTGCGCCGGGTAATCGCACCTTCAACTTTGCGGCGATTTCGCCAGTTTACTCCCTGCATTTCGGGGATTACGGCGGTACTGGCGTGAAGCTGCTGTATTTTGCCATGGGGTTGCTGGGGGCAGTGCTGTTTGTGTCCGGGAACATTCTCTGGTGTGAGCGCCGCAGTGACCGCGTCGGGCCCTCTCGCAGTTCCGCGTTTCTGCTGCGCCTGACCCTGGGGCTGTGTTTTGGGGTGGTGTGCGGCATCGCCGTCAGTTTCCTGGTCAGCAAGCTGTTGCCCTATACCCCCTGGGGAGCCCTGGTGGCCTCGGCGGAACGACAGGTGTTCTGGGGGCTGTTGGTGGTGCTGGTGGTGTGGAGTCTGCGTGCCTCGCCGTTGCGCTTCAGTGGTCTGATGCTGCGTATTGCGCCCTTGCTCTATCTGGCCATCCCGGTGGCGCAGTTCGCAGTGGAAGGGCGGCATGCCTGGCAGGCGCCGGATGTCTTACTGGTGAACCTGGTGGTCCTGGCGGTGGCCGCGAGCCTGTGGGTTGTTCGTCGCCAGTTCCGCAGACGTGTGCGTCTGGCTGATCCGCACCCGCTATGGGTGGGCAGGGTGACCCGCGAGCACCCGAAGCGCCTGACCGAGGCCGAGCAGGGCCGCTAG